A single region of the Variovorax paradoxus genome encodes:
- a CDS encoding AEC family transporter: protein MNPFVISSLLPVVVLIAAGYLAGRRRWIGGDAVKDLSNLIFLLLAPALLFRAMSTVHVEELSLKPVAAYFIASGLLFAGTLALRGFNRTAAVIALANTYSNTVMIGIVLVGLAYGEQGMVVLLTLISLHSLVLLTSATVVLELAVAREHAVVSGEDKRSMARTVMRALRNAIIHPVPLPIIAGLLFAQTGLVMPDFLDKPIMLLGQAFGPVALVMVGITLALTPIGRHWRGATVQALVKNLLHPLLVAGIGWLLGVRGIPLTVMVVAAALPIGANVFLFSQRYRTAEDLVTASVAVSTVLALATLTLVMTLVQWLP, encoded by the coding sequence GTGAACCCGTTCGTCATTTCCTCGCTGCTGCCGGTCGTCGTCCTGATCGCAGCAGGCTACCTGGCAGGCCGGCGCCGCTGGATCGGCGGCGACGCCGTCAAGGACCTTTCCAACCTGATCTTCCTGCTGCTGGCGCCCGCGCTGCTGTTCCGCGCGATGAGCACGGTGCACGTGGAAGAACTCAGCCTGAAGCCCGTCGCCGCGTACTTCATCGCCTCGGGCCTGCTCTTCGCGGGCACGCTGGCGCTGCGCGGGTTCAATCGCACGGCCGCCGTGATTGCGCTCGCCAACACCTACAGCAACACTGTGATGATCGGCATCGTGCTGGTCGGCCTGGCCTATGGCGAGCAGGGCATGGTGGTGCTGCTCACGCTGATCTCGCTGCACTCGCTGGTGCTGTTGACGAGCGCTACCGTGGTGCTGGAGCTGGCCGTGGCGCGCGAGCATGCGGTTGTGAGCGGCGAGGACAAGCGCTCCATGGCGCGCACCGTGATGCGGGCGCTGCGCAACGCCATCATCCATCCGGTGCCGCTGCCGATCATCGCGGGGCTGCTGTTTGCGCAGACGGGGCTCGTGATGCCCGACTTTCTCGACAAGCCGATCATGCTGCTCGGGCAGGCCTTCGGCCCGGTGGCGCTCGTGATGGTGGGCATCACGCTGGCGCTGACGCCCATCGGCCGGCACTGGCGCGGTGCCACGGTGCAGGCCCTGGTGAAGAACCTGCTGCATCCGCTGCTCGTGGCCGGCATCGGCTGGCTGCTGGGCGTGCGGGGCATTCCGCTCACCGTGATGGTGGTGGCGGCGGCGCTGCCGATCGGCGCTAACGTCTTTCTTTTTTCGCAGCGCTACCGCACGGCCGAAGACCTGGTGACGGCCAGCGTGGCCGTGTCGACGGTGCTCGCGCTGGCCACGCTCACGCTGGTGATGACGCTGGTGCAGTGGCTCCCCTGA